The Bdellovibrio sp. NC01 genome includes the window AGGCTCCTTATGTTATTGGTGTTCGTGAAGGTTTAAATGTGACTCGTACGAAGATCACTTTCCAAACAATTGCAGACTGCGAAACTACGATTGGTAGAGTTCGTTACGTTAATGGTCAGGCTATGCTGTGCGTGTCTCGTGATTTTGATGGCTATGAGCCTTATGTTATGGCGACTTTGCGAGGCAAGGACGTGCAACGTTATCCTAGAACAAACGGCTCAAAAGGGATGTGTGAAGATATGTTGCGCAGTCTGCAACCAGACATCACTGGCAATGCGGTTTTCTGTACATCTCGTGATAGCGACGGTCACGCTCCATTCGTTACGACAGAATTGAACATTGTGACGGGCTATAGTCGCAATAGTTCTGAAACTTTCCAAACGATGGATTCTTGTAAGTCGTTCCTTGGACAGTAATTAAAATCTAAAGTGATTTAAAAATTTAAGACCTCGTGCGGTTTTCTCTCTTCCCCGCACGAGGTCTTTTTTTTGTGCTTGAAAATATTCGATGTCTTCGGGTCTGACCTTACAGTATCTTTTCAGATAAGGCGGAGGCTTCGCAGTGAATCCGAAATTATTAGTTAAGACAGTGATTCTGGTTATTGCTCTGGCAGCAGTGATCTATGGAATTAAAAATTTAAACTCTCCAGAGTTCGCAACGAACTCGCAAGATCCGAACAGTGCAATTTCAGCGTTGTTAGGTGCAGATGTAAGACCGTTGAACTGGTGTCCTGCTCAGGTCCAAAAAATTGAAGTCATGATGTCGTCAGAAGTGCGTAAGAATTTAAGTGAAGCCAAGGATCTGACGTCGCTTTGTGAAATCATGATCGGCGGGGTGACGGCGGATCAGTTAGAAAAGGCTCGTTTCGTGAAACGTGCAGTTGCAACGGGTTCGGGCGGCGATGAAAGAGTTTTGGAACAGGTCCCGGGAGCTTCCGGAGCCATCATTTTTAGGGTTCAAGGGATGCCTTTCAGCTCGCCAATGCTGGAAAAAGCCCTAAACCGCCTGGAAGAAACAAAATGACCCTAGATTCGGCCGGATTTCTGTTTGACAAGAAAGATCGGGTCCACTAATTTAGCCTCTCACCGATGTTCAGGAGTAGCTCAGTCGGTAGAGCAAGCGGCTGTTAACCGCTGGGTCGGGGGTTCGAGTCCCTCCTCCTGAGCCATTTTTTTCGAAATTCAACCCCAAGTAACCCTTGGGGTTTTTTATTTTCTGCGGACAAATCCAAACCAAAGGTAAGCTCGTTTTAAGATACATGTTGTCCGCGAACGCATAGATCTGTAGGATTTTTCTTAGATGAAATACTCTAAGTGCGTTTCTAAATATCTTATTTTCTTTGCCTTTTGTTCTTTGCTTGCTTGTTCAAGCTCAGACTATTCGAATCCGGCGCCGGCTGCTCCCGATAATAATTCTGCTGCTCAGAAACCTGTCTACAATAATATTGCGGAAGGCTTAGTGAATGGCCGATCGTGGAAATTCGTTTCGGGTAAAGCAAGTCTCTTTAAGCGCAATGGGAAATTCTATTTAGAAGTAAAGCTGTGGAATGAAGTTTACAGCGATCCTTGCAATCAGTATTTCGGTTCGACTTATCAAATTCGCCTGTATGCGGAAAACAAAGTTGGTGAGGGAAAAATCGATCCAGGTGATCCCTTCAACTTGATTCCAACAATCATTTTTTCTGACTTAACTTCGAGTGGCGACTATCGCAACAACATGGTCGCAAGCGAAGGCGTGATCCACGTGCAAAGCATGGCAAATGGCCGAGTGGTGGGCGCGGTTCAGGGGAATTTCCGCTCAAGCTCTGTCGGTCGCACGGAAGTTATCGGGAACTTCGATGTTCCTTTCTGTGAATCAAAACGCGCCTCAAACTGACACAAAAGGGCTTACTGAGGCCCTCAAACCCAATATATTGCAAATGAGTCATAAATTGACGGGCACGAGCTTTGTAACACATGGCTCCGAATAGCTCACGTCTGTTGGAGGACTCATGAACCCTGTTAAACATCTGCCATTAATCGCATTTATCGCGATGACCGCTTTCACAATGAAAGCGCAAGCGCAGTCCTCTATGACTCAAACCCAAGTTCCAGTGGCAACGACTGCCCAGGCAGCTCACGTAAAAAGCTACCGCGAATGGAAGCATGAGCTTGTTCTAGATGCACAAAACCGCGTTACTATTATCAAAACTCAAATCGAAACTCGCAAAGCTTTGCGTACGGCCGCTATGGGCGTTGATCCTAATATGGCGCGCACACGTGGTCTTGAGGCCGTGGCGTCTCGTGATTTGGCTTTAGAGAAATTGGAAAAAGACCTTCGTGAAGAGCAATACGACCTTGATGTTGCGAACGATCTGACTGTGACTGATTATTTCGTAGGTTATTTGACGAAGGTTCAAAACAAGAAGGCCGCATTCCAAGAAGTCGCAGGCAAGCTTTCTCCAGAGGAAGTGGCAGAGCTTATGACCGCTTATGCGAACTCTGTTTTCGGTGCGCATGCGGCTGATTTGCCAGCAAGTGCTGCGAATATTTCTAAAGAACCAGGTAAGTAATCATACGTACTCTGGCTTCGTGTTGAAGCAGTTTTAAAAATCCCTCTTAAAATCCCCGTCTTTGCTCTTTGCGTCAGGCCTTCTAGGCCTTTCTGTGCTTCATTTTTTTAATAAAATTTGGGGCAGCCGACCTTGACTTAAAACGCCACCGATTCATATTAGTTTCGTTCAAATTTTCTATATAAACTAACGGAGGCATTACTATGGCTAAGAGTGAAATTGGCGTACGTCCACTTCACGACAGAATTCTTGTTCGCAGAATGGCGGAAGAAGAAAAAACTGCTGGCGGTCTATTCATCCCAGACACAGCAAAAGAAAAACCACAAAAAGGTGAAATCATCGCAACTGGTAAAGGCCGTATCACTGAAGACGGAAAAGTTCTTCCTCTTGAAGTGAAAGTTGGCGACAAAGTTCTTTTCTCTAAATACGCAGGAACTGAGTTGAAACTTGAAGGCGCTGAATACTTGATGATGCGCGAAGAAGACATCTTGGGTGTTTTCCAATAATTCTCTTTTCTAATAAGAAACTAAACGGAGTAAATCATGTCTAAGGTATTAACATTCTCAGAAGACGCTCGCGCGCACATCTTGAAAGGTGTGAACACTCTTGCGAACGCAGTAAAAGTAACTTTGGGACCAAAAGGTCGTAACGTTGTTATCGACAAATCTTTCGGTTCACCATTGATCACTAAAGACGGTGTAACTGTTGCTAAAGAAATCGAATTGGAAAACAAATTCGAAAACATGGGCGCTCAAATGGTTAAAGAAGTTGCTTCTAAAACTAATGATGAGGCTGGTGACGGTACTACGACTGCAACTGTTTTGGCTCAAGCGATCTACCGCGAAGGTGCTAAACTTGTTTCTGCAGGTCACAACCCAATGTCTATCAAACGCGGTATCGACAAAGCAGTAGCTATCGTTATCGACGAATTGAAAGCAATGTCTAAACCAGTAAAAGGTTCTAACGAAGTTGCACAAGTTGGTGCGATCTCTGCAAACAATGACAAAGAAATCGGTCAAATGTTGGCAGACGCTATGGACAAAGTTGGTAAAGAAGGCGTTATCACTATCGAAGAATCTAAAACTGCAAAAACTGAAGTGACTGTAGTTGAAGGTATGCAATTCGATCGTGGTTACTTGTCTCCATACTTCGTAACTAACGCAGAAAGAATGGAAGCAGTTCTAGAAAACGCTTACGTTCTAGTTTACGACAAAAAAATCTCTTCAATGAAAGACATGATCTCTATTCTTGAAGGCGTTGCTAAGCAAGGTCGTCAATTGTTGATCATCGCTGAAGATGTTGACGGTGAAGCACTAGCAACTTTGGTTGTTAATAAATTGCGCGGCACTCTTCACATCTGTGCTGTTAAAGCTCCTGGCTTCGGTGACCGTCGTAAAGCTATGCTTGAAGACATCGCGATCTTGACTGGCGCGAAAGTGATCTCTGAAGACATCGGTCGCAAACTTGAGCAAGCTACTATCGCTGATCTTGGTATCGCGAAACGTATCGTTGTAGATAAAGACAACACAACAATCATCGATGGCGCTGGTAAAAAAGCTGACATCACTGGCCGTGTTTCTGCTATCAAAGCTCAAATCGAAGAAACTTCTTCTGACTACGATAAAGAAAAATTGAAAGAGCGTTTGGCTAAATTGGCTGGCGGCGTAGCTGTCATCCACGTTGGTGCTCCTTCTGAAGTAGAGATGAAAGAGAAAAAACACCGCGTAGAAGACGCTTTGAACGCGACTCGCGCTGCGGTTGAAGAAGGTATCGTAGCTGGTGGTGGTACTGCTTTGCTTCGCGCTTCTCAAAAAGTTGATAAATCAAAATTCTCTGAAGAAGAGTCTTTCGGTGCAACTATCATCAAACGCGCTTGTGAAGAGCCAATTCGTCAAATCTCTGCAAATGCTGGTTTGGATGGCGCGATCGTTTTGGATCGTATCCTTCAAAACAAATCTGCTTCTTGGGGTTTCAACGCATACTCTGACGAATACACTGACCTAATCAAAGACGGTGTTATCGATCCAGTTAAAGTTGTTCGTTGCGCTCTAACTAACGCAGCATCTGTATCTTCTTTGATGCTTACTACAGAGACTATGATCGCTGAAGCACCTAAGAAAGACGCTCCAATGGCAGCTCCAGGCGGCCATGGCATGGGGGGTATGGGTGGCATGGGCGACATGATGTAATTCATCGCCTAAGCTTTGCTATAAAGGCTTATAAAGCCCAGGTAACCCCTGGGCTTTTTTTATTTGATCTGATCAGTGTCATTTCTTGTGACATCCATGAACTAATTTCCTCTTACATTCCGGAAATTTGCGAAACATGAGTGTGTCACCTATAAATCAACCTCTATTGATCTAAACAGGGGTTATTAAAGTGAAATTCGTCCTTTTGCTTTCAATGCTTTTTGCTTCGCAAAGTTTCGCGGGGATTTTGTCAGTATCTTCTAAAGAAGTACGCTTTAACTACAAAGCGGAATTCCAAACTTCGCAAACTGAAGAAGATGCCGTTAATCTTTCTTATTCTCACGCGCAACATTTATTCGGCTACTTACAATCACCTTCTGTAACTGGAAGTTTCGGTATTGATTCACAAACACTGGGTATCGGTGCGCCGAAGATGCCCCTGAACTTCCAAATTATTTCAGATAAAAAAACAAAGGGTGTGCGCACAATTTCATATAAAGTCAGTGGCTTGATGATTCTGAATAAATTGGCTGAAGCACAACTGACTGAACAAAAAGAATGGCATATCACTTTGCCCTACGACCTTGATAATTTCTATGCAGAGAAATGTACAGACGAACACTATAGCTCGTTCGGTGACTTCTGGTATTTCTATGATCCATTCCGTAAAGGTTGTGGATTTTTGCAACAAGAACCAATGGCAAAACAAGTTGTCGTAAAGATAGCTCCGGTTGCGAAAGTCGAAGACACGTCAGCGCATTTTGCTGATCTTCGTGGCGACAATGGCAACGGTGATTTGTTTGATATCGCGACGATCAATGGCTTTTCTGACAGTGCGAAAGACAGTGAAGATATCGGTCGTCAAAATTGGGAAGAAGGTAACGAATGGTTGCGCAGCCTTGGTTTCCAAGAGCGCATGGTTGCTAAATACCAAAATCGCCCAGTGATCGAGTTCACGAAAGATTTGAAAAAAGCTGATGGCAAAATCATTAAAGTACGTGTGACTCGCCTTCTTGCGGAAACAGGCATTGAATATAAGAACGTGACGTTCGCGAAGTTCTTTAAAAATGCTTTGGAAAAAGCAGACGTGGTTATCTATGAAGGTCATTCTGGTTTGGGTGGCAATTTGGATATTCCAGCGCTTGAAGAAAAAGCTGGCAAGATTACTTTTGATCCGAAGAAACGTCAGTTGTTCTTCTTCGATTCATGCTCAAGCTATTCTTATTATTTAAGTACGTTTGAAGCGCAGAAATCTAAAGGCAAGATCGATATTTTGACTCAAGGTTTGCAGAGTTATTTCTGGGCAGAGCTTCCTAGCTTGAAGGTCTTGTTCATGTACTTATTAAGTCCGAACAAAGACCCTCAGTGGAGTGAAGTTTTAAGAGCGATGGAAAAGGTTCTTGAAGGCCAAACTCAAATGTTGAGTGTTGGTTCGATCTAAGAACTAGAACAGATACTGAACACCACCCATCAGCGTCGTCATCTTGTGACTGATGCTAGAAGCGGGATCGGTTCTTTGACCGGTTCCGCTAAAGTCAGAGCTGTAATTTTCAAACAGCAATTCCCCGCGAATCTTGAATCTGGTTTTCATTCTATAATCCATGAAGAAACTAAAGGCGTTGATCTTATTATCTGAAGATCCGCCGCTTGAACTGCTTTCGCTAAGACTTGGATTCACGTACAAATCGAACTTACCGCCCAAGTCGATGGGAATTTCATCGGACAATGGGAACTGACCTTCGATACCTAGAAGCAAACCACCGTATTTCATCGATGTGAAGGCCGTTGGTGTGCTGTCGTCGACTTTGAAATCAGTCACTGCGTAACCGGCGTTGATGCGGATTTTTGGACCGAAGAAATCACTCGTTAGTAAGAAATTGTATCCACCGTTGATGCCGTATTGGCTCATCGACATGTTCAATTTGCCTGGTGATGAACCAGCAAGATCGTTATCAATCGAGAACACCGATTGGCGTAATGTTAAACCGATAAACCATTCTGGATTCAACCAGATTTCACCACGCACTAAAATGTTAGGTGCAAAGTTGCTGCTGCCGCTGATTGATCCCGCAGTTCTTAAGTTCGCATTTTGTGTGTATGAAGAAAATCCCGCTAACAATTCCACTTTACCGAATTGGGGAGCCGATTCCGGAACCCACTCTTGCGGATTTTCACCAAAGGCCACGTCTTTATCTGGGCGTTGAGTGATATCGGTCATCACTTTCCCAGAGGGAGTCACCACAGGTGTAGAATACTTCACGAATTCATCCGGCATTACCTTAGAGCCAACCGCGATCACACCATTTTCTTTTTCAAGTTCAATGTAACCGAAGCTTAGATACTGTTCGACCTTGAACAGTTTCACGCGACCTAAAACTTCTTTTTCCGTGCTAACCATGAATTTCAATTTTGGATGACGATTTACTTTGATGATTTGCACGATCGACACAAAGCTGCCAGGTTTTAAACCATAGTTACTACCTAAATTCAAAGTCACTTGCTGACCGCGGCGACTTAAGATCGTCGCACGGAATGGCATGCGGTTTTTGATATTTTCAAACAACCGAGCGGCTTGTGACTTGATGTCGTTGATTTCAAAACCTTTGTAATCAGTAAGCGTTTCTTGCAAAAGGGGTAAACCGTCGCGACCGACGAACAAAGTCATCGTGATTGAAATGCCACGCGGGCCTTTGATAAGTTTTGTAGTTAAAGCGGCTTCTGATTTTCCGGCTTGCAGAATTTTTTTAACGTCTTCAGGGTGTTCATCCAAAAGTTCCGATTTGATTTTTAAATCTTTTGGATAATCGGTTAGTGACCACTGTTTATCATCATTCAAAACTTTGCGCAGTTCTTCATCCAATGGTTTTGCGTAGATACCACCAACGTTATCTGTCGTCGGAACCAGTACAATTGATTTGATAGCTAGATCTTGGTCAACAGCGCTGACGTAAACATTCTGTGTTTGCTGGGCAATCGGCTGGGAATTTGCCTGTGCATAAGCAAACTGAATATGAAAAAAACCGACGAACACGCTGAAGGAACAAAGAAGGAATGATTTCATATTTTTTATTCTGCCTTGAGAGTGAAAACTGGTCAATTTGACATCAAGAAATTCAGACCGAGTGCCGAAAGAAATTTTATGAAGTCGACTATTTCATTTTCATTGTTAATTGCTGCAATCATGGGAAGCTCATCGGCGCTAGCACAGTCTAGTCTAGAAGGCTTCTCTTCAGGACGTTACGAGCTTCACAAGACGACTAAGTCGACGAAGAAAAACCGTAAGCCAACCTCAGAAGAAGAATCCCAAAAACCTGTGACGGATGCAGATGGTGTGCAGGTTCGTGTGTTAACCCCAAGTCAATTGGCGGCAGAAAAGGCCGAAGAGCAAAAACAGATCGCTCTTAAGAAAGCAGCGGAAGAAAAAGCTGCGGCTGACAAAAAGGCACAAGAGGAAGCTGCAAGCAAAGCAGTTCTTGTGGCACAAGCAAATCCA containing:
- the groES gene encoding co-chaperone GroES, translated to MGVRPLHDRILVRRMAEEEKTAGGLFIPDTAKEKPQKGEIIATGKGRITEDGKVLPLEVKVGDKVLFSKYAGTELKLEGAEYLMMREEDILGVFQ
- the groL gene encoding chaperonin GroEL (60 kDa chaperone family; promotes refolding of misfolded polypeptides especially under stressful conditions; forms two stacked rings of heptamers to form a barrel-shaped 14mer; ends can be capped by GroES; misfolded proteins enter the barrel where they are refolded when GroES binds), with translation MSKVLTFSEDARAHILKGVNTLANAVKVTLGPKGRNVVIDKSFGSPLITKDGVTVAKEIELENKFENMGAQMVKEVASKTNDEAGDGTTTATVLAQAIYREGAKLVSAGHNPMSIKRGIDKAVAIVIDELKAMSKPVKGSNEVAQVGAISANNDKEIGQMLADAMDKVGKEGVITIEESKTAKTEVTVVEGMQFDRGYLSPYFVTNAERMEAVLENAYVLVYDKKISSMKDMISILEGVAKQGRQLLIIAEDVDGEALATLVVNKLRGTLHICAVKAPGFGDRRKAMLEDIAILTGAKVISEDIGRKLEQATIADLGIAKRIVVDKDNTTIIDGAGKKADITGRVSAIKAQIEETSSDYDKEKLKERLAKLAGGVAVIHVGAPSEVEMKEKKHRVEDALNATRAAVEEGIVAGGGTALLRASQKVDKSKFSEEESFGATIIKRACEEPIRQISANAGLDGAIVLDRILQNKSASWGFNAYSDEYTDLIKDGVIDPVKVVRCALTNAASVSSLMLTTETMIAEAPKKDAPMAAPGGHGMGGMGGMGDMM